A DNA window from Jaculus jaculus isolate mJacJac1 chromosome 1, mJacJac1.mat.Y.cur, whole genome shotgun sequence contains the following coding sequences:
- the Mamdc4 gene encoding apical endosomal glycoprotein, which yields MSLLSYLLPALVLLVATLSPGKTWIPSNCRSPCEAMCNFVCDCRDCSDESQCGFHGALPTPGAPFTCSFEQDACGWRDISTSGYSWLRDRAGAVLGGPRPHFDHTQGTDLGWYMAVGTHRGKEASTATLRSPVLREAAATCELRLWYHAASGDVAELRLELTHGVETLTLWQSSGPWGPGWQELAVNTGRIQGDFQVTFSATRNATHRGAVALDDVEFWHCGLPIPQTSCPLGHHHCQNKACVATHQLCDGEDSCGDSSDEGPLTCSHHVVTDFETGLGPWNHSDGWTLNHNAGGSVGPAWPSRDHSHNSAQGSFLVSMAKPGNLAVLSSPEFQASDPYNCSLIFYYYLHGSEASRLQLLVQALGSSDSQAPVLLRSRHGELGAAWVRDQVDIRSPHPFQILLVGETGPGGVIGLDDLILSNYCRLVPEVSVPQSLLPGPNTLVPWTQPSIQEPQNVCKPGHLSCGELCVPPEQLCDFQQQCTEGEDERECGTTDFESASAGGWEDASVGRLQWQRLEAKDSREPSRDTSRASDGHFLSLQKAWGQLRPEARTHTPTLGPSGPSCELHMAYYFHSHPQGFLALVVVERGSRELLWQAPSSSSGKWTVNKVLLGARPRPFQLEFIGLVDFDSPGQQGAGVDNVTLRNCNPTVTADNDQEVSCNFERDECSWHTGHLTDAHWHRIKSFGPGYDHTTGQGFFMFMDPMDPLARGQGAHLLTRPQIPAVPKECLSFWYHMYGPQIGTLRLVLRRDGEEGTQLWTRSGTHGNRWHQAWVTLHHQLEPSTKYQLLFEGLRDGYHGTMALDDVAVRPGPCWAPKRCSFEDSDCGFSPGGQSLWMRQGNASGQAPWGPWSDHTTETVQGYYMVVDTSPNALPKGHVASLTSEEHQPLAQPACLTFWYHLSLHKTGTLRVHVEEGTRRQVLSISAHGGFAWRLGSVNVQAERAWRVVFEAVAMGVEHSYVALDDLFLQDGPCTQPGSCDFESGLCGWSHLAWPSLGSYSWDWSSGATPSRYLQPTVDHTLGTEAGHFAFFETSVLGPGGRAAWLRSEPLPATEASCIRFWYYMGFPEHFYKGELRVLLSSARGQLAVWGEGGRLQHQWLQVQIEVASTEEFQIVFEATLGGQPALGPIALDDVEYLAEQHCQQPTPSQGDVAPPLSVPAAVGGALLFLVLLMLLGLGGWHWLQRMGCPFRRGADTATSGFDNILFNADQVTLPAPASATSNP from the exons AGCACCTCAGGCTACAGCTGGCTCCGAGACCGGGCAGGGGCAGTGCTGGGGGGTCCTAGGCCTCATTTCGACCATACTCAGGGCACTGATCTGG GCTGGTACATGGCTGTGGGAACCCATCGTGGAAAGGAGGCATCCACTGCGACTCTGCGCTCCCCTGTCCTGCGTGAGGCAGCTGCCACCTGTGAACTGAGGCTCTGGTACCATGCAGCCTCTGGAG ATGTGGCTGAGCTACGGCTGGAGCTGACGCATGGTGTAGAGACACTGACTCTGTGGCAGAGCTCTGGACCCTGGGGTCCCGGCTGGCAGGAGTTGGCAGTGAACACTGGCCGCATCCAGGGAGACTTTCAA GTGACCTTCTCTGCCACCCGAAATGCCACACACAGGGGTGCTGTTGCCTTGGATGACGTGGAGTTCTGGCACTGTGGACTGCCCA TCCCCCAGACCAGCTGCCCACTGGGGCACCACCACTGCCAGAACAAGGCTTGTGTGGCCACCCACCAGCTATGTGATGGTGAAGACAGCTGTGGGGACAGCTCTGATGAGGGACCTCTAACCTGCA GCCACCATGTGGTCACTGACTTTGAGACAGGCTTGGGCCCGTGGAACCACTCAGATGGCTGGACCCTGAACCACAATGCTGGTGGCTCTGTGGGTCCTGCTTGGCCGAGCCGAGACCACAGCCACAATAGTGCACAGG GCTCCTTTCTGGTCTCCATGGCCAAGCCTGGCAACCTTGCTGTCCTCTCAAGCCCTGAGTTCCAAGCCTCAGACCCTTATAACTGCTcg CTCATTTTCTATTACTACCTGCATGGGTCTGAGGCCAGCCGCCTCCAGTTGCTCGTGCAGGCCCTGGGGTCCAGTGACTCCCAGGCTCCTGTCCTGCTGCGGAGCCGCCATGGGGAGTTGGGGGCAGCCTGGGTCAGAGACCAGGTTGACATCCGGAGCCCCCACCCTTTCCAG ATCCTTCTGGTTGGGGAGACTGGTCCAGGAGGCGTGATAGGCCTGGATGACCTTATCCTGTCCAACTACTGCAGACTGGTTCCAG AGGTGTCTGTCCCGCAGTCACTGCTTCCTGGGCCCAACACCCTGGTTCCCTGGACCCAGCCATCCATCCAGGAGCCCCAGAATGTCTGCAAGCCTGGGCATCTCTCCTGCGGGGAATTATGTGTACCCCCAGAACAGCTATGTGACTTCCAGCAGCAGTGCACAGAGGGGGAGGATGAGCGGGAGTGTG GCACCACAGACTTCGAGTCTGCCTCTGCCGGGGGCTGGGAGGACGCCAGTGTGGGGCGGCTGCAGTGGCAGCGACTAGAAGCCAAGGACAGCAGGGAGCCTTCCAGGGACACCAGCAGGGCTTCTGATG GACACTTCCTATCTCTGCAGAAGGCCTGGGGTCAGCTAAGACCTGAGGCCCGGACCCACACACCCACCCTTGGCCCCTCTGGCCCCAGCTGTGAGCTCCACATGGCTTATTATTTTCACAGTCACCCCCAAG GTTTCTTGGCACTGGTTGTGGTGGAGAGAGGCTCCCGGGAGCTGCTGTGGCAGGCTccgagcagcagcagtgggaaaTGGACGGTGAACAAGGTTCTCCTTGGAGCACGTCCCCGGCCCTTCCAG CTGGAGTTCATCGGTCTGGTGGACTTCGACAgccctggccagcagggggcTGGTGTAGACAATGTGACCTTGAGGAACTGCAACCCCACAGTGACAGCGGACAATGACCAAG AGGTCTCCTGTAACTTTGAACGAGATGAGTGCAGCTGGCACACAGGCCACCTCACAGATGCCCACTGGCACCGTATAAAAAGCTTTGGTCCAGGATACGACCATACTACTGGccaag GTTTTTTCATGTTCATGGACCCCATGGACCCCCTTGCCCGTGGCCAAGGTGCCCACTTGCTCACCAGGCCCCAGATCCCAGCTGTCCCCAaggagtgtctcagcttctggtACCACATGTATGGGCCCCAAATTG GGACACTGCGTCTGGTCTTGAGGAGAGATGGGGAGGAAGGCACACAACTGTGGACCCGGTCAGGCACCCATGGCAACCGCTGGCACCAGGCTTGGGTCACCCTCCACCATCAGTTAGAGCCCAGCACTAAGTACCAG CTACTGTTCGAGGGCCTCCGGGATGGGTACCATGGCACAATGGCACTGGATGATGTGGCTGTGCGACCCGGTCCTTGCTGGGCCCCCAAAAGATGCTCCTTTGAGGACTCCGACTGTGGCTTCTCCCCGGGCGGCCAAAGCCTGTGGATGCGCCAGGGCAATGCATCAGGCCAAGCCCCCTGGGGTCCCTGGTCAGACCACACCACAGAGACAGTCCAAG GATACTACATGGTGGTGGACACTAGCCCGAATGCACTGCCCAAGGGCCATGTAGCCTCTCTGACTTCAGAAGAGCACCAGCCCCTGGCACAGCCTGCATGCCTCACCTTCTGGTACCACCTGAGCCTCCACAAGACAG GTACTCTGCGGGTCCATGTGGAAGAGGGCACAAGGCGCCAAGTGCTCAGCATTAGTGCCCACGGTGGGTTTGCCTGGCGCCTAGGCAGTGTGAACGTGCAGGCTGAGCGGGCCTGGAGG GTGGTGTTTGAGGCTGTAGCCATGGGCGTGGAGCACTCCTACGTGGCTCTCGATGACCTTTTCCTCCAGGACGGGCCCTGTACACAACCAG GGTCCTGTGACTTTGAATCTGGCCTGTGTGGCTGGAGTCACCTGGCCTGGCCCAGCCTGGGCAGTTACAGCTGGGACTGGAGCAGTGGAGCCACACCATCCCGCTACCTCCAGCCCACAGTGGACCACACTCTGGGCACAGAGGCAG GTCACTTCGCTTTCTTTGAAACCAGCGTGCTGGGCCCCGGGGGCCGGGCAGCCTGGCTGCGCAGTGAGCCACTGCCAGCCACCGAAGCCTCGTGCATCCGCTTCTGGTACTACATGGGCTTTCCTGAGCACTTCT ACAAGGGAGAGCTGAGGGTGCTCCTCAGCAGTGCCCGGGGCCAGCTGGCTGTGTGGGGCGAGGGCGGACGCCTGCAACACCAATGGCTGCAAGTACAGATCGAAGTGGCTAGCACTGAAGAATTCCAG ATTGTGTTTGAAGCAACTCTGGGTGGCCAGCCAGCCCTGGGTCCCATTGCCCTGGATGATGTTGAGTACCTGGCTGAACAGCATTGTCAGCAGCCGACACCCAGCCAAG GGGACGTGGCACCTCCTTTGTCAGTGCCAGCCGCTGTTGGGGGCGCCCTCCTCTTCCTTGTGCTTCTCATGCTTCTGGGCCTCGGAGGCTGGCACTGGCTGCAGAGGATGGGCTGTCCCTTCCGGAGGGGCGCAGACACAGCAACCTCGGGCTTTGACAACATCCTCTTCAATGCG GATCAAGTCACCCTCCCGGCACCAGCATCTGCCACCAGCAACCCATAG